From Thamnophis elegans isolate rThaEle1 chromosome 12, rThaEle1.pri, whole genome shotgun sequence, one genomic window encodes:
- the LOC116515607 gene encoding trypsin-3-like: MKQLFWGLLLVSSTVLAQESTGDRIIGGYDCTSNSRPFQAAIVTGGKGNWRIYCGGSLVHPCWVLTAAHCRSKQRVKVCLGKHNLKKVEPTEQCVDIAEAIPHPGYNKKKIDKDYMLVRLKPCAKITKAVNVTRLPTSCPNDGKQCTVSGWGTIKSPQNKLPAKMQCGNVSIVPSNQCNKAYSGRITSHMLCAGVPQGGIDSCQGDSGGPLICSGLLEGVVSWGKYVCAQKGNPGVYAKVCCVVPWIQNTIKKWIRSLYEGFE, translated from the exons ATGAAACAATTATTTTGGGGGTTACTTCTGGTGAGCTCAACAG TCTTGGCACAGGAAAGTACTGGTGACCGAATCATAGGCGGATATGATTGCACATCAAATTCCCGTCCCTTCCAGGCAGCCATTGTAACTGGAGGTAAAGGCAACTGGAGGATTTATTGTGGAGGAAGCTTGGTGCACCCGTGTTGGGTGCTGACAGCAGCCCATTGTAGATCCAAACAAAG GGTGAAAGTGTGTTTAGGAAAGCATAATCTGAAAAAGGTTGAACCCACGGAGCAGTGCGTGGATATCGCTGAAGCTATCCCACACCCAGgttataataaaaagaaaatagacaAGGATTACATGCTTGTTCGGCTTAAACCCTGTGCCAAAATAACCAAAGCAGTTAATGTCACGCGGCTGCCTACCAGTTGCCCAAATGATGGGAAACAATGTACTGTTTCAGGCTGGGGCACGATCAAATCACCTCAAA ACAAACTTCCGGCCAAGATGCAATGTGGAAATGTCAGCATTGTTCCCTCCAATCAGTGCAATAAAGCGTATTCTGGTAGGATCACTTCACACATGTTGTGCGCCGGAGTACCTCAAGGAGGCATTGACTCTTGCCAG GGTGACTCTGGAGGCCCACTCATCTGCAGTGGGCTACTTGAAGGTGTGGTTTCTTGGGGGAAGTATGTGTGTGCTCAAAAAGGGAACCCAGGGGTCTATGCCAAAGTCTGCTGTGTTGTGCCATGGATTCAGAACACAATCAAGAAGTGGATACGCTCGCTCTATGAAGGATTTGAATAG